In Halococcus hamelinensis 100A6, a single genomic region encodes these proteins:
- a CDS encoding SWIM zinc finger family protein, whose protein sequence is MELHSSDGNESLVEKRARWETFAFTVCRNGVVNVRNESYGDDGKKHAYSVQLTDGIPSKCSCPYFSRRNEACKHMAAVRNAPLVRSYAAATKVAR, encoded by the coding sequence ATGGAACTACACAGCAGCGACGGCAATGAAAGTTTGGTAGAGAAACGCGCACGATGGGAGACCTTCGCGTTCACCGTGTGCAGAAACGGCGTCGTCAACGTTCGCAACGAGTCGTACGGCGATGACGGGAAGAAACACGCCTACAGCGTCCAGCTCACTGATGGTATCCCGTCGAAGTGCTCATGCCCGTACTTCAGCCGACGAAACGAGGCCTGCAAGCACATGGCGGCAGTGCGAAACGCGCCGCTCGTTCGATCCTACGCGGCAGCGACTAAGGTGGCGCGATGA